A segment of the Streptomyces sp. L2 genome:
CGGCAGCAGCCCCGGGCCCTCCACGGTCTCCGGTCCCCGCCACCGGTCCGGCTCCTCCTGCCACCAGCGCACGACTCCCCCGGCCGTGGAAGCGAAGGCCGTCAGCCGTCCGTCGAAGCCGGCGGACAGCCAGTTCACCGGGTCGGGGTAGCGCCTGCACGCGGCGGCGCCGAGCCCTGGATCCGCTCCGGCGCGGTGGCAGTCGACGAACAGGGGCCGGCCGGTCTCCCGTTGCCAGGCGCGGGCCGCCGCCAGAGCCTGCTCCGCGCTCCGCGCGTGCGCCCGCGGAACACCGTGGGACGGCACGCCGGTCTCGTCCACGGCGACATGTGCGGGATCGGGGTCCAGGGTGTGCAGCCGGTGCGGACCGATCGCGCGCAGTTCTCCGAGCAGCGCGGCCACGGCGTCGCCCGGGCCGGTGCCCAGGACACGGACGCCGCCCAGCACCCGGCAGCCACGCGTCGTGGCCTCTGCGAGCGCCCGATCGAGCGCCGCGCGCGTGTCCTTGGTCCCCTCCCCGAGACAGACCGCCGCGATCTGCGCCCCGGGCGGCTGCAGCCCGACGAGCGGCACGGCGTCGGCGGGCTCGGGAACGACCACGGCGACCGTGTGCGTCGGCGCCGACGGGCCGGCGGCGGTGACTCCCTGCCGGCGGTCTGTCCTACGCGTCATGCCGTCACGTCCCTCTGGCCGGCGGCGGAAACCGAGCCGGTCATATGCGCCTCCAGTCGCCGAGGGTCAGGCCCGGCCCCTCCTCCTGCCGGGCCAGGATCAGCGTGCCATCCGGGGAGACGGCGAGGACGACGACCCGTCCGAACCCGTCCAGGACGAGCACGGGATCACCCAGGCAGGGCGTGGTGGTGTCGATCCACCACACCCCGTTGCGCTCGTCCTCCGCGGGGCAGACGCCGAGGACGATCCGGCCGTCCGCGTCGCGATGGGCGAGCACCATGCACGGGTAGCCGTCCAGCACGGTGGTGAGGGCCGCATGACGGCCGTCACCCGGGTTCCCGCCGACCGGCACCGGCCACTCTCCGGGCCGGGCCGTGACGATGCCGCCGCTGCGGACGTCGGTGAGGACGTACGTGATCCGGCCGGGCGAGGTCTCCACCCCGGTCGCGGAACCCGGCAGCGGCACCACCGGGAGGTCATGGCCCCGCTCCAGGGCGGCACCGGGCTCGCGCTGCTGCCAGGACAGTGCCCCGGTGAGCGCGGGGGCGAGCACCCCCACGTGGCCGGCGGACGTGACCGCCACGGCCGGGGTGTCCAGGGCCGCGGCGACCTTCAGGTCGGCCCAGGGCTCCCAGCGTCCCTGGGAGTCCTCACGCCTCAGCGCCACGCGCCCCTCGGCCGTGGTGACGAAGACGTGCAGCGTGCCGGCCGGGTTGACGGCGGCGACGGGCGCCCCCATCAGCGCGGTCCGCTCCCGCTTGGCATGGGGGTTGCCGGCCGACCGCCACTCGGTCAGCGGCCGTCCCGCCTGGTACTGGACCGCGTAGAGCAGGTCCACGGCGGGTGGTTCGTCTGCGGAGCCGCGTACCCGGCGGCCGAGCAGGTGGACGTACCGGTTGCGTCCCTGCGCGACGCTGAGGTGGGTGACGCCCTTGGCCGGGAGCGTGTCCGGCCCCGACCAGCCGGGGCCGCCCGGGCTGTTCTCGGTCCAGCGCAGCACGGCCTGGTCCACGTGCGCGAACACGATGAGCCGGCCGTCGTGTCCGAGCGCCGGCCAGGGACCGGACAACACGGCCGGCAGCCGGCCCGAAGGGTCCGCTCCCGCGCCGCCCGCCTGCTGCCGTGGCCCGCTGTCGAGCGCGCTGCTGGCCCGCATGCTCCGTCGTCCTTCCCGCCGGGCCGGGCCCCGCCGGGGGCCGCGCCCTGATCACTGCGTCCTGAGTTCGAATGCCGGGGTCCGGCCGCCGGCCGGACCCGAAGCCGGCCGTGCGGCGGTCCGCGGACCGCCGAGTGCTCTCAGCGACGGGCCCGGGGGTGCTGCCGGCACCATCCCGACCAGGCCGAGCCGACCATCGCGCGTGCGTCGTGGCGCGCGGTCCAGCCGAGTTCCGTCCGGATGCGCTCGGCGGACGCGACGACCCGTGCCGGGTCACCCGGACGACGCGGCGCCGACACCGGCGTCGCCGCGGCACCATAACCGGTCACCTCACCGATCAGGGCAATCATCTCACGCACGGAAACGCCCTCACCGCGACCGATATTGACCGTCAGGTCACTGCCGGGTTCCCGGTCGGCCAGTGCGCGGGCGGCCGCGAGGTGCGCCGACGCGATGTCCTCGACATGGATGAAGTCACGGACGCAGGTGCCGTCCTCGGTGTCGTAGTCGTCCCCGAAGACGACGGGAGCGCCGCCCTCGGTGAGCTTCTCGAAGACCATGGGAACGAGGTTGAACACCCCGGTGTCCGCCAGTTCGTCGGTGGCGGCGCCGGCGACGTTGAAATAGCGCAGACAGGCGGTGGTCATGCCGTGCGCGCGGCCCGTCGCACGCACCAGCCACTCCCCCGCCAACTTGGTCTCGCCATACGGATTCACCGGGGCGCACGGTGTGTCCTCGGTCACGAGGTCGACGTCGGGCATGCCGTAGACGGCGGCCGAGGAGGAGAAGAGGAAGCGCCCGACGCCCGCGTCCGCCGCGGCCTGCAGCAGGGTCCGCAGGCCCTGCACGTTCTCCCGGTAGTAGTGCAGCGGGCGTTCCACCGACTCCGCCACCTGCTTCTTCGCGGCGAGGTGGACGACGCCGGAGACCCGCAGACCGGTCAGGGTGGTCCGGAGCAGCTCGGCGTCCAGGACCGATCCCTCGACGAACGGCACCTCGTCGGGAACGCGCTTGCGGTCACCGGTGGACAAATCGTCGTACACCGCGACACGTTCGCCCGCCGCCAGCATGGCGCGCACGACATGCGATCCGATGAAACCCGCTCCGCCTGTGATCAGCCAAGTCATGCGCGGCATCCTAATTCTTCGCCCACCGTTTACAAATGAGTCACATTATTCGCATGATCGGCGCACCTTCTGTCTATAGTGGCGCGGTCGCCTGGCATGACGCGGACCGGCCCTCCTTCCCCCCACCCGAGTCCTGAACGCCGTAAGCAGCGCCCCCCGCGGGCCACGACCTCACGAGGACTCCACAGACATGAGCCATGTCTCGACGCCCCAGCGCAGCGATTCGGAGGCGCCTTCCAGGCGGCGCGGCAAGGGCCGCAAGGGCCGTAGCGGAAAGCGCCACACCGGCCGGAACGTCCTCATCGCCCTGGGGCTGCTCGTCCTGGCCGCCGGCGGCACCGGCTACTGGCTCTACAGCGATCTCGACGGCAACATCAAGGGCGTCGACATCGACAAGGCCATCGGTGACAACCGGCCGGAGAAGCTGCCGACCTCCGGTCAGAACGTGCTGGTCCTCGGGTCGGACTCGCGGGCCGGTGCCAACGCCTCGCTGCACACCGGGCATGTCTCCGGGGCCCGTTCGGACACCGCGCTGGTGATGCACATACCCGAGGGCCGCACCAAGGCCGTCGCCGTCAGCATCCCCCGGGACACCCTGGTCACGCGGCCGGAGTGCACCAAGTCCGACGGCACCACGGTGCCCTCGGCGAAGCGTGTGATGTTCAACTCCATCTACTCGCAGGTCGGTCCGGCCTGTGTGGTCAAGACGGTGGAGCAGATGTCGGGGGTCCGCATGGACCACTACATCGAGATCGACTTCGCCGGCTTCAAGGGTCTGGTGGACGCGATAGGCGGCGTGCCCATCACCACCGACCAGGACATCCACGACTCCTCCAGCGGGCTCGACCTGCCGGCCGGCACCCACCGGCTCGACGGCACCCAGGCGCTGGAGTTCGTCCGCACCCGGCACGGCATCGGCGACGGCAGCGACCTCGGCCGGATCGGGCTCCAGCAGAAGTTCATGCTGGCCCTGCTGAGCGAGATCAAGAAGCAGGACCTGCTGGGGAGCCCCACCAAGGCGTACAAGATCGCCGACAGCCTCACCGCGGCCCTCACCACCGACTCCGACCTCGCCTCGCTCACCAAACTGGCGAAGTTCGGGCGCAGCCTCAACGGGGTCGACCCCGCCGACATGGACACCATCATGCTGCCGGTGGCGTACGACAAGATCGACCCCAACCGTGTCGTGGGGGCGGAGCCGCAGGACTCGCAGCTGTGGAAGGCGATCCGCACCGACTCCCGTATCCCGGAGTCCGCGAAGAAGTCCCCGGCCACCGGCGGGGGTTCCTGACCGGTTTTGACCGGCCGTCGGGCACACCGCCGCCCGTTTCCTCCCGCTCACTCGCCCTCGCGCGTCCGCCCGTCCGGTGGTGCTCCCGCCCGCCGTGCGACCCTGAAGCCATGGATGCCAAGGACCCCGCGGACCTGCCGGACGGGCACCCGCCCCTGCTGGTGATCGTCGACGCCGCGAACGTCGTCGGGTCGGTGCCCGACGGCTGGTGGCGGGACCGCCGGGGCGCGGCGGAACGGCTGCGCGACCGGCTGGCGGCGGACGGGCTGCCCGGCCGGGACGGCCCGGTGGACCTCGTCCTCGTCGTGGAGGGTGCGGCCCGCGGTGTGGCGCCGGTGCCGGGCGTGCGGGTCGAGGCGGCTCCCGGAAGCGGCGACGATCTCGTGGTGGAACTGGTCCGGAGGGCTCCCGGCCGCCCCTGTCTGGTCGTCACGGCGGACCGGGAACTGCGCCGCCGGGTCACGGAACTGGGGGCCGAGGTGACGGGCCCCAGAACGGTGCGCGGCTGACGCGTCCGGAAGAGGTACGCCGCCAGGGGCGGGGGCCGATTACGATGCCGGGTCGTTCGGGGGGCGGGTGGGGCCGGCGGCCGTGGCGCGTTCGCGTTCGGCGAGGCGGCTGTGGGAGCGGCTGTAGAAGAAGTAGATGACGAAGCCGGCCGCCATCCAGATGCCGAACCGCACCCAGGTCTCGGCCGGCAGGTTCAGCATCAGCCACAGCGAGGCGAGCACCGAGAGGATCGGCAGGAACGGCACCAGCGGGGTGCGGAAGGAGCGTTCCAGGTCGGGCCGGGTGCGGCGCAGGATGATCACGCTGATGGCGACGACGACGAACGCGAAGAGCGTGCCGATGTTCACCAGTTCGGCCAGCACGCTGAGGCTGGTGAAGCCGGCCACGATCGCGATGACGACGCCGAGCAGGATGGTCGGCCGGTACGGGGTGCGGAAGCGCGGGTGGGTGTGCGAGAAGAAGCGGGGCAGCAGGCCGTCCCGGCTCATCGCGAAGAACACCCGGGACTGGCCGAGGAGCAGGATCATGCACACGGTGGTGAGGCCGACGGCCGCGCCGAAGCTGATCAGGCCCGCGAACCAGGGGTGTCCGGTCGCCTTGAACGCGTCGGCGAGCGGCGCGTCCACGGACAGCTTCGTGTACTTCTCCATGCCGGTCACCACGACCGACACCGCCACGTACAGCACGGTGCAGATGATCAGGGAGCCGAGGATGCCGCGCGGCACGTCCCGCTGGGGCACCCGGGTCTCCTCGGCTGCGGTGGCGACGACGTCGAAGCCGATGAACGCGAAGAAGACCACCGACGCGGCAGTGAAGATGCCCATGACGCCGAAGTTGGACGGCGCCCAGCCGAAGATGAGCTGAATGAGTGGCGCCTTGAGGCTGCCGCCCGCCGGGACCGGCTGCTCCTTCGGGACGAACGGGTCGTAGTTCCCGCTGTGGATGAAGAAGGCGCCCGCGATGATCACGACGAGGACGACGGCCACCTTGATGGCGACGACGATCGAGGTGACCCGCGCGGAGAGCTTCATGCCGAGGACGAGGATCGCGGTGAGCACGAGGACGAGCGCGGCGGCCAGGATGTCGAAGCCGAACCCGGAGGCGCCGTCCCGGCCGCTGAGGTAGTCGGGCAGGTGCCAGCCCGCGTTGTCGAGCAGCGAGTGGATGTACCCGGACCAGCCGACGGCCACCACCGCCGTGCCGAGCGCGAGTTCCAGGACCAGGTCCCAGCCGATGATCCAGGCGGGGAACTCGCCGAGGGAGGCGTAGGAGAAGGTGTACGCCGATCCCGCCACCGGGACCGTCGCGGCGAACTCGGCGTAGCAGAGCGCCGCGAGCGCGCAGACGACACCGGCCACGACGAAGGACAGGGACACGGCCGGCCCGGCGGTGTTCTTGGCCGCCGTGCCGGTGAGGACGAAGATGCCGGTGCCGATGATGACACCGACACCGAAAACGGTCAGGTCGAGCGCGGACAGGGACTTCCTGAGCGCGTGCTCGGGCTCCTCGGTGTCCTGGATGGACTGCTCGACGTTCTTCGTCCTGAACAGGGCATTGCTCACGTCCTGCCTCCCACGCTTGTCGTCCTCGACATGATCGAGAGGGTCGGGGTGCGTATGCATGCCCCGGCACAGGCAGGTTCACGCAAACGGGCCGGTTCCGCCACCTGGAAGAGGCGGCGGAACCGGCCCGGTGTCGCTTTCGCGCGCGTCCTAGTCCCGTGCGGGCTCCACCTCGGCGGACGGGCGGGACGCGGGGGCGGAGCCGTTCGCGCGCAGCCGTGAGTGCGGAAGGCCGTCCAGCTTGGAGACCAGTCCGGTGACCTGGCGGGCGATGTCGGGGGCGGTCAGCCCGATCTCGGCCATGACCTCGGCGCGGGAGGCGTGGTCGAGGAAGCGGGGCGGGATGCCGAAATCGCGCAGCGGTACGTCCACGCCCGCGTCGCGCAGCGCCTGGGCGATCGCGGAGCCGACGCCGCCGGCCCTGCTGTTGTCCTCGACGGTGACGACGACCCGGTGCCGCTCCGCCAGCGGGGCCATCGCCTCGTCGACGGGCTTGACCCAGCGCGGGTCGACGACGGTGGTGGAGATGCCCTGCTTGTCGAGGAGCCCGGCCACCTCCAGGCACATCGGGGCGAGGGCGCCGACGGAGACCAGCAGCACGTCGGGGCGGTCGGTGCCCGGCTCGCGCAGCACGTCCATGCCCCCGACGCGGCCCACGGCCGGTACGGCGGGGCCGACGGCGCCCTTGGAGAAGCGGACCACGGTCGGCGCGTCCTCGACGGCGACGGCCTCGCGGAGCTGGGCGCGCACCTGGTCGGCGTCGCGCGGGGCGGCCAGCCGCAGGCCGGGCACCACCTGGAGGATCGACATGTCCCACATGCCGTTGTGGGAGGCGCCGTCGGTGCCGGTGACCCCGGCCCGGTCCAGCACGAAGGTCACCCCGCACCTGTGCAGCGCCACGTCCATCAGGACCTGGTCGAAGGCGCGGTTGAGGAAGGTGGCGTAGACGGCGAAGACCGGGTGGAGTCCGCCGTGCGCGAGGCCGGCCGCGGAGACGGCACCGTGCTGCTCGGCGATCCCGACGTCGTAGATCCGGTCGGGGAAGGCGTCGGCGAACTTCTTCAGGCCGACCGGCTGCAGCATGGCGGCCGTGATGGCCACGATGTCGTCGCGCTCCTTGCCGAGCCGGACCATCTCGTCACCGAAGACGGAGGTCCAGTCGGCGCCGGCGGCCTTGATGGGCAGTCCGGTGTCGGGGTGGATGGGGCCGATGCCGTGGAAGCGGTCGGCCTCGTCCTGGAGGGCGGGCTGGTAGCCGCGGCCCTTCTCGGTGAGGCAGTGCACGATGACCGGCCCGCCGAACCGCTTGGCCCGCGCGAGCGCCGACTCCAGCGCCTCGATGTCGTGGCCGTCGATCGGGCCGACGTACTTCAGGCCCAGGTCCTCGAACATGCCCTGCGGGGCGATGAAGTCCTTCAGGCCCTTCTTGGCGCCGTGCAGGGTCTCGTACAGCGGCTTGCCGACGACGGGCGTGCGGCCCAGGAGGTCCTTGCCCCGGGCGAGGAAGCGCTCGTAGCCGTCGGTGGTGCGCAGGGTCGCGAGGTGGTTGGCGAGGCCGCCGATGGTCGGCGCGTAGGACCGCTCGTTGTCGTTGACGACGATGACGAGGGGGCGGTCCTTGGCGTCGGCGATGTTGTTCAGCGCCTCCCAGGCCATGCCGCCGGTCAGCGCGCCGTCACCGATGACGGCGACGACGTGGCTGTCCCGCTTCTTGAGCTGGTTGGCCTTGGCGATGCCGTCGGCCCAGCCGAGGACCGTGGAGGCGTGGCTGTTCTCGATGACGTCGTGCTCGGACTCGCCTTGCGAGGGGTAGCCGGACAGGCCGCCCTTCATCTTCAGCTTGGAGAAGTCCCGCCGGCCGGTGAGCAGCTTGTGCACGTAGGACTGGTGCCCGGTGTCCCACAGCACCTTGTCCTTGGGCGACTGGAAGACCCGGTGCAGGGCGAGGGTCAGCTCCACCACACCGAGGTTGGGGCCGAGGTGGCCGCCGGTCTTGGATACCGCGTCGACGAGGAAGGTCCGGATCTCCTCCGCCAGCAGGTCCAGCTCCTCCAGGCTGAGCCGGTCCAGATCGCGCGGTCCCCTGATGCGGGTCAGCAGCGGCACCCGTGCCTCCTTGCAGTAGAGCTGATCGAGCTTTCGGGCGGGCCAGTCGAGTCTAAGACAGCCAGTTGCCCGGCACCGTCAAGGCACCGGGCAACTGGCTCACCCGGACACGCCGGGCGACTGGACGCGCCCCAAGGGGCGCGGGGCTGTGTCATTGTGCGGCTCCGCCGCGTGGGCGCGACCAGCCACGACGGACCGGCACGCGCAGCGCACCCCACGCCCCTACGGCGAACCGGCGTCGCTAGGCCCGCCCCGCGGACTTCTGCGTCTTCCGGGTGACCGCGTCGATCACGACGGTCGCCAGCAGCACCCCACCAGTGATCATGTACTGCACCGGCGAGGCGATGCCCTCCAGCGCGAGCCCGTACTGGATGGACACGATGACCAGCACACCGAGCAGCGCGTCCCAGGACCGGCCCCGGCCGCCGAACAGCGACGTACCACCGATCACGGCCGCCGCGATCGCGTTCATCAGCAGGTCACCGCCACCGGCGCCCTGGTTCGCGGAGGCGATCTTGGAGGCGATGAACAGACCGCCGACGGCCGCGAACGTACCGGCGATCGCGAAGACCGAGATCCGGACCATGGCCACGTTGATACCGGCGCGGCGCGAGGCCTCGACGCTGCCGCCGAGCGCGAAGATCTTGCGGCCGTAGGCGGTGCGGCGCAGCACGAAGTCGGTGAGGAACAGCACCGCGACGAAGATCAGCACCGCGAGCGGCAGGCCCTTGTTCTGGTTGAAGACGAACGCCGCGGCGAAGCAGACGATGGCCAGCAGCACCGTACGCAGAATGGTTTCGCTCAGCGGCTTGGACGGCACCCCGGCGGCCTCGCGGCGCTTGTTGCCGAAGTAGGCGCTGAGGAAGTACAGCACCGTGACGCCGATGGCCAGGCCGTAGGCGGCGGCCACGTCGGAGAAGTAGTAGCTGGTCAGCTTGGCGACCAGGCCGTCGCTGTTGAGGTTGATGGTGCCGTTGGAACCCAGGATCTTCAGCATGAAGCCGTTCCAGAACAGCAGGCCCGCCAGGGTGACGGCGAAGGCCGGCACACCGATCTTCGCGAAGAAGAAGCCCTGGATCGCGCCGGCGACCGTTCCGGTGAGGATGGCCAGCACGAAGGCCAGCACCTCGTTCATGCCGTGGGTGATGTTCAGCACCGCGAAGGTGGCGCCCGCCACGCCGGAGAGGGAACCGACCGACAGGTCGATCTCGCCGAGCAGCAGGACGAACACGATGCCGACGGCGATCATGCCCGTGCCGACCATCGCCACGGCGATGTCGGACAGGTTGCCCGCCGTCATGAAGTTGGAGTTCAGCTGCCAGAAGATCAGCCAGATGATCGCCAGACCGACGACGACCGGGAGGGAGCCGAGGTCACCGGCCTTCATCTTGCGCTTGAACTCGCTGAGGTACCCGGCCAGGCCCTGTTCGCGCACCAGCAGCCGGGGGTCGACGGCCACGTCGGAGCCGCGGGCGGCCTCGGTGTTCTCCACGGCGTTGTCCCCGGGGGGCGTGGAGGTCTTGTCGATGCTCACTTCTTGATCTCCCCATTGGTGCGGGCCGCACGACGGGTCACGGCGTTGTCCGTGGCGCCGGTGATGGCGGAGATGATCTCTTCCTGCGAGGTCGACTTGACCTCGAAGACGCCGTTGTTGCGGCCCAGACGCAGCACGGCCACCTTGTCGGCGACGGCCTTGACGTCGGCCATGTTGTGGCTGATGAGGATCACGGCGTGGCCGCGCTCCCGCAGCCGCTCCACCAGGTCGAGCACCTGTGCGGTCTGCTCGACGCCGAGGGCGGCGGTCGGCTCGTCCAGGATCACCAGGCGGGGCTCGCCGAGCATGGAACGGGCGATGGCCACGACCTGGCGCTGACCGCCGGAGAGCGAGGCGATCGGGATACGGACGCTCGGGATGCGGATCGAGAGCTGGTCCAGCAGCTCACGGGAACGGCGCTCCATCTCCACCTCGTCCAGGACGCCGCGCCTGCGGATCTCCCGGCCTAGGTAGAGGTTGCCGACGACGTCGATGTTGTCGCACAGCGCGAGGTCCTGGTACACCGTCGCGATGCCCAGGTTCTGGGCATCGTGCGGCCGGTTGACCTGGACGGTCTTGCCTTCCCATTCGATGGCGCCCTCATCGATGGGGTGCACGCCGGCGATCGTCTTGACCAGCGTGGACTTTCCGGCACCGTTGTCGCCCACCAGGGCGACCACCTCACCGGCGTGGACCTCAAGCTCTACGTCGGTGAGCGCCTGGACG
Coding sequences within it:
- the galE gene encoding UDP-glucose 4-epimerase GalE — translated: MTWLITGGAGFIGSHVVRAMLAAGERVAVYDDLSTGDRKRVPDEVPFVEGSVLDAELLRTTLTGLRVSGVVHLAAKKQVAESVERPLHYYRENVQGLRTLLQAAADAGVGRFLFSSSAAVYGMPDVDLVTEDTPCAPVNPYGETKLAGEWLVRATGRAHGMTTACLRYFNVAGAATDELADTGVFNLVPMVFEKLTEGGAPVVFGDDYDTEDGTCVRDFIHVEDIASAHLAAARALADREPGSDLTVNIGRGEGVSVREMIALIGEVTGYGAAATPVSAPRRPGDPARVVASAERIRTELGWTARHDARAMVGSAWSGWCRQHPRARR
- a CDS encoding LCP family protein is translated as MSHVSTPQRSDSEAPSRRRGKGRKGRSGKRHTGRNVLIALGLLVLAAGGTGYWLYSDLDGNIKGVDIDKAIGDNRPEKLPTSGQNVLVLGSDSRAGANASLHTGHVSGARSDTALVMHIPEGRTKAVAVSIPRDTLVTRPECTKSDGTTVPSAKRVMFNSIYSQVGPACVVKTVEQMSGVRMDHYIEIDFAGFKGLVDAIGGVPITTDQDIHDSSSGLDLPAGTHRLDGTQALEFVRTRHGIGDGSDLGRIGLQQKFMLALLSEIKKQDLLGSPTKAYKIADSLTAALTTDSDLASLTKLAKFGRSLNGVDPADMDTIMLPVAYDKIDPNRVVGAEPQDSQLWKAIRTDSRIPESAKKSPATGGGS
- a CDS encoding NTP pyrophosphohydrolase, which translates into the protein MDAKDPADLPDGHPPLLVIVDAANVVGSVPDGWWRDRRGAAERLRDRLAADGLPGRDGPVDLVLVVEGAARGVAPVPGVRVEAAPGSGDDLVVELVRRAPGRPCLVVTADRELRRRVTELGAEVTGPRTVRG
- a CDS encoding amino acid permease; translation: MSNALFRTKNVEQSIQDTEEPEHALRKSLSALDLTVFGVGVIIGTGIFVLTGTAAKNTAGPAVSLSFVVAGVVCALAALCYAEFAATVPVAGSAYTFSYASLGEFPAWIIGWDLVLELALGTAVVAVGWSGYIHSLLDNAGWHLPDYLSGRDGASGFGFDILAAALVLVLTAILVLGMKLSARVTSIVVAIKVAVVLVVIIAGAFFIHSGNYDPFVPKEQPVPAGGSLKAPLIQLIFGWAPSNFGVMGIFTAASVVFFAFIGFDVVATAAEETRVPQRDVPRGILGSLIICTVLYVAVSVVVTGMEKYTKLSVDAPLADAFKATGHPWFAGLISFGAAVGLTTVCMILLLGQSRVFFAMSRDGLLPRFFSHTHPRFRTPYRPTILLGVVIAIVAGFTSLSVLAELVNIGTLFAFVVVAISVIILRRTRPDLERSFRTPLVPFLPILSVLASLWLMLNLPAETWVRFGIWMAAGFVIYFFYSRSHSRLAERERATAAGPTRPPNDPAS
- the dxs gene encoding 1-deoxy-D-xylulose-5-phosphate synthase codes for the protein MPLLTRIRGPRDLDRLSLEELDLLAEEIRTFLVDAVSKTGGHLGPNLGVVELTLALHRVFQSPKDKVLWDTGHQSYVHKLLTGRRDFSKLKMKGGLSGYPSQGESEHDVIENSHASTVLGWADGIAKANQLKKRDSHVVAVIGDGALTGGMAWEALNNIADAKDRPLVIVVNDNERSYAPTIGGLANHLATLRTTDGYERFLARGKDLLGRTPVVGKPLYETLHGAKKGLKDFIAPQGMFEDLGLKYVGPIDGHDIEALESALARAKRFGGPVIVHCLTEKGRGYQPALQDEADRFHGIGPIHPDTGLPIKAAGADWTSVFGDEMVRLGKERDDIVAITAAMLQPVGLKKFADAFPDRIYDVGIAEQHGAVSAAGLAHGGLHPVFAVYATFLNRAFDQVLMDVALHRCGVTFVLDRAGVTGTDGASHNGMWDMSILQVVPGLRLAAPRDADQVRAQLREAVAVEDAPTVVRFSKGAVGPAVPAVGRVGGMDVLREPGTDRPDVLLVSVGALAPMCLEVAGLLDKQGISTTVVDPRWVKPVDEAMAPLAERHRVVVTVEDNSRAGGVGSAIAQALRDAGVDVPLRDFGIPPRFLDHASRAEVMAEIGLTAPDIARQVTGLVSKLDGLPHSRLRANGSAPASRPSAEVEPARD
- a CDS encoding sugar ABC transporter permease — protein: MSIDKTSTPPGDNAVENTEAARGSDVAVDPRLLVREQGLAGYLSEFKRKMKAGDLGSLPVVVGLAIIWLIFWQLNSNFMTAGNLSDIAVAMVGTGMIAVGIVFVLLLGEIDLSVGSLSGVAGATFAVLNITHGMNEVLAFVLAILTGTVAGAIQGFFFAKIGVPAFAVTLAGLLFWNGFMLKILGSNGTINLNSDGLVAKLTSYYFSDVAAAYGLAIGVTVLYFLSAYFGNKRREAAGVPSKPLSETILRTVLLAIVCFAAAFVFNQNKGLPLAVLIFVAVLFLTDFVLRRTAYGRKIFALGGSVEASRRAGINVAMVRISVFAIAGTFAAVGGLFIASKIASANQGAGGGDLLMNAIAAAVIGGTSLFGGRGRSWDALLGVLVIVSIQYGLALEGIASPVQYMITGGVLLATVVIDAVTRKTQKSAGRA
- a CDS encoding ATP-binding cassette domain-containing protein, with translation MVHVSATPVLALRGVSKRFGAVQALTDVELEVHAGEVVALVGDNGAGKSTLVKTIAGVHPIDEGAIEWEGKTVQVNRPHDAQNLGIATVYQDLALCDNIDVVGNLYLGREIRRRGVLDEVEMERRSRELLDQLSIRIPSVRIPIASLSGGQRQVVAIARSMLGEPRLVILDEPTAALGVEQTAQVLDLVERLRERGHAVILISHNMADVKAVADKVAVLRLGRNNGVFEVKSTSQEEIISAITGATDNAVTRRAARTNGEIKK